CGCGCGGCGTGCGAAGGCCACATCATGAGCTACCAACTGCACTACTGGCCCACCATCCAGGGACGCGGCGAGTTCATTCGCCTGGCGCTGGAGGCCGCGGGCGCGCCCTATGTGGACGTGGCGCGCGGCACGGGTGCGGGGCAGGGGACGCGCGCGATGATGCGCTACTTCAATGACCAGGACCTGGCACGTCCACCATTCGCCTGCCCGTTCCTGGTCGACGGCAAGCGCGTGATCGCCCAGACGGCGGCGATCCTCATGTACCTCGGGCCCCGCCTGGGCCTGGTGGGCGCGAGCGAGATCGACCGGCTATGGGCGCACCAGATCCAGCTGACGATCGCGGACTTCATCACTGAGGCGCACGACGTGCACCATCCCCTGGGCGTCGGCCTGTACTACGAGGACCAGAAGCCCGAGTCCCTCCGGCGTGCGGCCGAATTCCGTGCCGAGCGGCTGCCGAAGTTCATGGCGTGGTTCGAAGCCATCGTGGAGCGCAACCCGCGCAACGCCGGAAGCGAGTTTCCGCACCTGATCGGCGGCCGGCTGAGCTACGTCGACCTGTCCCTGTTCCAGGTGGTCGCCGGCCTGCAGTACGCCTTTCCCAAGGCGAGCCGCAAGGCATTCCGCAAGACGCCGCAGGTGCTGGCCGTGCACGCGGGCGTTCAAGCACACAAGCGCGTGGCAGCCTACCTGGCCAGCGAGCGGCGCATCGCGTTCAACGTGGAAGGGATCTTCCGGCACTACCCGGAGCTGGATGGGTAATTCGTTCCCCCCTCTCCATCGCGTTTCCATCACTTGTGGGAGACGTCATGCGCCAGCATCTCGCCATCGGATCAAAATTGGCCCCATGAAACGCTGGCTGGCTGCCACCATCCTGGCCTTGCCGCTTCTCGCGCTTGCCGGCCAGTTCCAGGGAGTTCAGCTATCGGAAGACGGCACGAGCCTGCGCATCGCGACATCCGATGGGCAGCAATTCGAGGCGCCCAAGTACTCGGATCAGGTCGGGTTCGCAAAGCCTCGCATCTCCGCCGATGGAAGCCGCGTTGGCTGGCTCGCTCTCTATCCGAACTGCTGCACGAGCTACCCGATCCCGCTGGCGCTTGTCGTACTCGATCAGTCGCGACGGCTGCAGTCTTTCGACGGCATCGGGATTTCCGTCTTTGCCTGGTGTTTCGTGCCGGACTCGTCCTCGGTCGCGTACGGGCAAGGCGTCCTGCATGGCAGCGATGCCCGCCACTTCGAGTGGCGCAATATCTCCGATGGCCGGCTTCTGGGCGCCTACGGGTCTGCGCGCGGCGATGCCCGGGACATCCAGGCCCGCAAGGGCGTTCCGTCCTGGGTGCGTTGCGTGCCAGAATGAGCCGATCCATCCACCACTGCGACGCGCTTCGGAGGACTGATGGCAAACGATCCGATGTACCACGATGGGATGCGGCAGCTCCAGGATGTCCGCGAAACGCGGGCCATCGCCGATCGCCTGGAGCAGGTGACCGTTCGCTCGGCCTTTGCCGATGAGGACCGCGCGTTCATCCACCGTTGCTCCATGTTTTTCATTGCAACGGCTGATGCCAGCGCTCATCCGGATTGCTCGTACAAGGGCGGTTTGCCCGGGTTCGTGCGCGTCCTGGATGATCGCACGCTGGCGATTCCCGACTACGACGGCAATGGCATGTACCGGACCTGGGGCAACGTGCTCCTCAATCCGCACGTGGGGCTGCTGTTCCTGGACTTCGAGCGCCCGAAACGCCTGCGGGTGAACGGCACGGCTCAGGTCAGGGAAGACGACCCCTTGCGCACCGAGTTTCCGGGGTCCGTATTCGTTGTTCGTGTCACGGCAACGCAGATCTTTCCGAACTGCCCCCGGTACATACACAAGATGCAATTGGTCGAACACTCCGTGTATGCGCCTCGGCCCGAGTACACGCCGCCGGTCCCGGCGTGGAAGACCTTCGACGAGTTCCGCGATTCGCTTCCGGCGCGCGACCGGACCGGGGACAA
Above is a window of Ramlibacter tataouinensis DNA encoding:
- a CDS encoding glutathione S-transferase is translated as MSYQLHYWPTIQGRGEFIRLALEAAGAPYVDVARGTGAGQGTRAMMRYFNDQDLARPPFACPFLVDGKRVIAQTAAILMYLGPRLGLVGASEIDRLWAHQIQLTIADFITEAHDVHHPLGVGLYYEDQKPESLRRAAEFRAERLPKFMAWFEAIVERNPRNAGSEFPHLIGGRLSYVDLSLFQVVAGLQYAFPKASRKAFRKTPQVLAVHAGVQAHKRVAAYLASERRIAFNVEGIFRHYPELDG
- a CDS encoding pyridoxamine 5'-phosphate oxidase family protein — protein: MANDPMYHDGMRQLQDVRETRAIADRLEQVTVRSAFADEDRAFIHRCSMFFIATADASAHPDCSYKGGLPGFVRVLDDRTLAIPDYDGNGMYRTWGNVLLNPHVGLLFLDFERPKRLRVNGTAQVREDDPLRTEFPGSVFVVRVTATQIFPNCPRYIHKMQLVEHSVYAPRPEYTPPVPAWKTFDEFRDSLPARDRTGDK